From one Solanum stenotomum isolate F172 chromosome 12, ASM1918654v1, whole genome shotgun sequence genomic stretch:
- the LOC125846230 gene encoding uncharacterized protein LOC125846230 isoform X2, translating to MEEATIPQFGNKLVHEAKLKELLRNLTSTDFQLCSDASKEFIKLLKSDSGPEFLSLYIQNSSKCMELEQAWELRKSKTGLYVVLNLISGFFNQYYGKNRVDKDPKVAVIVNALDKFAKLIVEKRMNDLYKELNSKEAKRQRAALSLLASIARRSSWMAWEVAKSFDFKIPIFGRLAEWKAKKIEGKKKHYSTRKAFVGFAVSFLEVGNARLLRGVLQQKDMYSGVLRGLGNDDDDTVVYVLSTLRDRVLVPDSLVPTGLRSVLFGSVTLEQLASISGRDGGGLAAELAHEVLYMVCTDPSNGLMPDLKRVPKPLRGNPNRLLGLMKKLKAGEIENHRYLLLAIVKGKPSFGSAYLDEFPYSLEDPSSRNWFASVSLAANVLSSVGDGLVFGFLDSQNQEPPTLNSPEVQNIIKCIGPRSFSRLVINKGLLHSDPLVKHGTLKFVLEVLKLLELLISALNSVMSSQGQMIHKWESLKQDIWNAVRILLPDPQVLFSLLSSLNEFYKGFEQRSKRPADSEIGDKLSIRKKLKIDAANEDTDIIVGGVSYSPDAALSLDGESIINVDDMDDSKDDTYFVKLITELWSLHSSPLPDSTIEDTEVLFYAKLLNVLTIYYKTMPKMLEGLFDFFKILPNNLLALPTMLQQTLLSLLQEHVGWSSKCEIATRVHSQMYKHLLPFLDLLMFSPNRDIKDQAYILAKTSMYSTGAFDKNPKEICSWFFFIPGYSKDNMLGGGVGCDIYRKLSSPVLLFLRDAVIESGNKLFCYSDLLRSSLSSIPDIKDISPDFSPFTICILDRCLTLATAETGAFSASEKSMVSSYVCNTLKYLLETQGDPLLLSSIIDVKLSEKLDAPYDLDDSQCPCEWRPFKRLLHLSRKILQGTYRISSNIKEAVYTESSFTCTVGEVQRLLKSESDSSLVGLTIGFCFSIACTTSAEIIQNFPSIVSVSNKLLGVPLSLLMQLFFSEPSLLNDASKRWPEIFFTGMERALARLSGGRTMDYESDAFSIFLEHAPFHVLFPAVLYIDGLDLLDQSGLQSLLLAKLSEKTSDHLLSCFRYLLFWLSQTQLSYRHEQFEGLEKLSAACFLLLSGMLKKLLAEKSNSCGVDTCSPFSTYFIEELVVTILDHPAVVAVLEYPSPVNSDFACGTIKDSVDQFVESVKLKICKTDHHVLNLVKATSEFWLSFCFGQSSSSEVYHANKHVVSSFKNVVKKLVLTFRLKMNECMKSKNLIPLVPVLYALHSLIHFISPFEVLELAHWILSLIDLEDRSVWLTSALCVGLHIAGSAFDHLAAYMWQPQEKIPICLFWGIQQEQNDVILYEKVLLQVYDIATRFELDVADACLLKAVKVVKVRKSMQKQSHLFLKDTCRAVANTHVNILSHCMLKITKRKAEILFLVADISPLHLSVFGKLFSDRMNKYVVVKPCTVPPICDFSDEDALMLLPTVILYLNSIPAKFGGQLCMLHEHIASFYWDILKQGFSIWKSYVSREIFKVEYFENLSMEDFPNLVSGSLLANTVLVVQLFFELRGDLVKVKKRLSIFNSVCSSDCSDLLEFDLTQDGSYSVEESLNVVNRTVAKIRLCIALLFPEKGKFPSLLKKNAEVIASEDCPILDLTRIRFLNLLVQSWQLIVKRCSLNVVDFRQMEVGSCSIFRYLEVYILKNVTEITREMHGCLLNLESLPFVEQLGKSSLLHRFYDPLTLGMLRAIISSVSEGKFSCISIIQLLLAHSQFAATMHSSHISAGHSHFGMIFTPLPSIMRSYVQFADLDAYDLKDSCKLSEERARQLELVKLLRLLFQIRARQCDINNVEDIGINLRELLFLLLSSYGASMSVIDLEIYSLMDEINSTNDLGEGSVAKLDYLWGSALLKVRKENELEQTISSNLSEAEAIDDYRRIRFRENIPIDPKVCATTVLYFPYDRTVGPGILKEPKKDYPDFGYEVHYADAEKLRVYDPIFILHFSVHCLSMGFIEPLEFASLGLLAIAVVSISSPDDDMRKLGYEVLGRFKSVLERCQKRKDVMRLRLLMSYLQNGIEEPWQKISSVTAIFVAEASYVLLDPSHDHYSAISKYLIRSPNANMKGIPLFQTFFWSISTNFITERLWMLRLLCSGLNVDDDAQIYIRNAIFETLFSFYVSPISDHESKELIVQIVRKSVRIPKMGRYLVEQCGLISWSSCVVSSLSWSQCRRNSLVELTVILEALNEVVLSRHTVEWMQKYALEQLVELSCNLYKMLIEGVERLKVNTQLVKLILQILRSALRISQKRKVYQPHFTLSVESLLQLCEVVDECCDGWQSLVAQIGLEAVLMSTPPVTILQMDKEKVSKFVRWATLTALQSNIEEVHGLENFDCIMRLQSDEESDDSLISKLVRWLAASVIVGKHSLKFSNLDLCHSFDRSKLNNLLSLMEWDDQRCSSTSRTFTCEETLASSVFFLQQLQRTNYTVLPSVVSALCLLLSSSLSCTDILGDDAIQLATLFSKINCPAEAYPTWRWSFYQPWKDQSSELSDAAKLETNQACEMLLVVISKLLGRNSLYSNFLSFQDVDKLGVFDWERHILKPQ from the exons ATGGAAGAAGCAACAATACCACAGTTCGGGAATAAACTCGTTCACGAGGCTAAACTCAAAGAGCTTCTTCGTAACTTAACCTCCACAGATTTCCAACTCTGTTCCGATGCTTCAAAAGAGTTCATCAAACTTCTCAAGTCCGACTCTGGACCTGAATTTCTCAGCTTATACATCCAGAATTCATCCAAGTGTATGGAACTCGAACAAGCTTGGGAGCTTCGAAAAAGCAAAACTGGACTTTACGttgttttaaatttgatttctGGATTTTTCAACCAATACTATGGGAAAAACAGGGTGGATAAAGATCCAAAAGTTGCTGTAATAGTTAACGCATTAGATAAGTTTGCAAAATTGATTGTGGAAAAGAGAATGAATGATTTGTATAAAGAATTGAATAGTAAAGAAGCAAAGCGCCAACGAGCTGCGCTTTCTCTGTTGGCTTCTATAGCTAGGCGTAGTTCGTGGATGGCATGGGAAGTGGCCAAgagttttgatttcaaaataCCTATATTTGGGAGACTAGCTGAGTGGAAAGCAAAGAAAATTGAAGGGAAAAAGAAGCATTATTCGACGAGGAAGGCTTTTGTGGGTTTTGCAGTATCATTTTTGGAGGTTGGGAATGCTAGGTTGCTGAGAGGCGTGTTGCAGCAGAAGGATATGTATTCTGGGGTGCTTCGCGGGTTGggaaatgatgatgatgataccGTGGTTTATGTGTTATCCACTTTGCGTGATAGGGTTCTTGTCCCGGATTCACTGGTGCCCACTGGGCTTAGAAGTGTGCTCTTTGGGAGTGTAACTTTGGAGCAGCTTGCTAGCATTTCGGGACGAGATGGTGGTGGATTGGCTGCAGAATTAGCTCATGAAGTGTTATATATGGTATGTACTGATCCTTCGAATGGATTGATGCCAGATTTGAAGAGGGTACCTAAACCATTGAGAGgaaacccaaacagattattgGGCcttatgaagaagttaaaaGCTGGAGAGATTGAGAATCACAGATATCTGCTTTTGGCAATTGTTAAGGGGAAGCCATCTTTTGGTTCAGCTTATTTGGATGAGTTCCCATACAGTCTTGAAGACCCTTCATCGCGTAACTG GTTTGCTTCAGTTTCTTTGGCAGCAAATGTGCTCTCCTCTGTTGGTGATGGACTTGTCTTTGGGTTTCTTGATTCTCAAAACCAGGAGCCGCCAACTCTTAACAGCCCAGAGGTGCAAAATATCATAAAGTGCATTGGACCACGATCCTTCTCTCGACTGGTGATCAATAAAGGTTTACTTCATTCGGATCCTCTAGTGAAACATGGAACTTTGAAGTTTGTGTTGGAGGTTCTGAAACTGTTGGAGTTACTAATTAGTGCTTTAAACAGTGTCATGTCTTcccaaggtcaaatgatccacAAATGGGAGTCCCTCAAGCAAGATATCTGGAATGCAGTTCGGATTTTGCTCCCTGATCCTCAAGTTCTGTTCTCGTTGCTCTCTTCACTGAACGAATTTTACAAAGGTTTTGAGCAACGCTCGAAAAGACCTGCAGATTCTGAAATAGGAGATAAGCTGAGTATTAGGAAGAAGCTGAAAATTGACGCTGCAAATGAGGATACAGATATCATTGTAGGGGGGGTTAGTTACTCCCCTGATGCAGCTCTGTCCCTGGATGGTGAATCAATCATAAATGTAGATGACATGGATGATTCTAAAGATGACACTTATTTTGTAAAGCTTATAACAGAACTCTGGAGTTTGCATTCTTCTCCCTTGCCAGACTCTACTATAGAAGACACAGAAGTGCTATTCTATGCGAAGTTGCTTAATGTCTTAACAATATATTAT AAAACAATGCCTAAGATGTTGGAAGGATTATTTGATTTCTTCAAAATTCTACCAAACAACCTGCTGGCTTTACCAACTATGTTGCAGCAAACTCTGTTATCTCTGCTCCAAGAACATGTTGGTTGGTCCTCTAAATGCGAAATTGCAACAAGAGTTCACTCACAAATGTACAAGCATTTGCTTCCATTTCTGGACTTGTTAATGTTTTCACCCAACAGAGACATTAAAGATCAAGCGTACATTCTAGCAAAGACATCAATGTATAGTACTGGTGCATTTGACAAAAACCCAAAGGAAATTTGTTCATGGTTCTTCTTTATTCCTGGGTACAGCAAAGACAACATGCTTGGAGGAGGAGTAGGGTGTGATATCTACAGAAAATTGTCTTCACCTGTTCTTCTTTTCTTACGTGATGCTGTAATTGAGTCTGGCAATAAGTTATTCTGTTATTCGGATCTTTTAAGGTCTTCTTTGAGTAGCATACCAGACATCAAAG ATATATCTCCTGATTTCAGCCCTTTCACAATCTGCATCTTGGATAGGTGCCTAACATTGGCAACTGCTGAAACTGGTGCTTTTTCTGCTTCCGAGAAGTCGATGGTTTCGTCATATGTTTGCAATACCTTAAAGTATCTTCTGGAGACTCAG GGGGACCCATTACTTTTGTCTTCAATAATTGATGTGAAGTTGTCTGAGAAACTTGATGCTCCATATGacttggatgattctcaatgtCCCTGCGAGTGGAGGCCATTCAAGAGATTGCTACATTTGTCACGGAAAATTTTGCAGGGAACTTACAGAATATCTTCCAACATCAAGGAAGCTGTGTATACCGAAAGTTCTTTTACCTGTACTGTCGGTGAAGTCCAAAGATTGCTTAAGAGTGAGTCTGATAGTAGTCTGGTTGGATTGACCATTGGGTTTTGCTTTTCAATTGCTTGCACAACATCAGCTGAGATAATACAGAATTTCCCTTCGATAGTATCTGTCTCGAATAAATTGCTCGGGGTCCCTCTGTCACTGTTGATGCAACTATTTTTTTCAGAACCTAGTCTTCTGAATGATGCTTCTAAGAGATGGCCAGAAATCTTCTTCACGGGTATGGAAAGGGCCTTAGCTAGATTAAGTGGTGGGAGAACAATGGACTACGAGTCTGATgcattttctatatttttggagCATGCACCTTTTCATGTTCTCTTTCCAGCTGTTCTGTATATTGATGGACTGGATTTGTTGGATCAATCAGGATTGCAAAGCTTGCTTCTGGCAAAGCTTTCAGAGAAGACATCTGATCATCTTCTTTCCTGTTTCCGCTATTTACTCTTTTGGTTGAGTCAAACTCAGTTATCCTATAGACATGAGCAATTTGAGGGACTTGAAAAACTTTCCGCAGCTTGCTTCCTTCTCCTAAGCGGCATGTTGAAAAAATTGTTGGCTGAAAAATCCAATTCTTGTGGTGTAGACACCTGTAGTCCTTTCTCAACTTACTTTATTGAAGAGTTGGTTGTAACTATCCTTGATCACCCTGCTGTGGTAGCTGTGCTGGAGTACCCATCCCCTGTTAACAGTGATTTTGCATGTGGAACAATTAAGGACAGTGTAGACCAGTTTGTTGAATCAGTTAAACTGAAAATTTGCAAGACGGATCATCATGTGCTTAATTTGGTAAAAGCTACTTCTGAGTTCTGGTTGTCTTTCTGCTTTGGCCAAAGCTCCTCATCTGAAGTTTATCATGCCAATAAACACGTTGTTAGTTCATTCAAAAATGTGGTAAAGAAACTGGTTCTGACATTTAGGCTCAAGATGAACGAATGCATGAAGTCTAAGAACTTAATACCTTTAGTTCCTGTACTATATGCTCTACATAGTTTGATTCATTTCATATCTCCCTTTGAGGTGCTTGAATTGGCCCATTGGATTCTGTCTTTGATTGACCTTGAGGATCGTTCTGTTTGGCTGACTTCAGCTCTCTGTGTTGGATTACACATTGCTGGTTCTGCATTTGATCATCTGGCGGCATACATGTGGCAGCCACAAGAAAAAATCCCCATCTGCTTGTTTTGGGGAATTCAGCAGGAACAAAATGATGTCATCCTCTATGAGAAAGTTCTTTTGCAAGTATATGATATTGCCACTCgatttgaacttgatgttgCTGATGCCTGTCTGCTAAAAGCTGTAAAAGTTGTGAAAGTACGTAAATCTATGCAGAAGCAAAGCCATCTTTTTCTTAAGGATACATGTAGAGCTGTGGCTAACACTCATGTCAATATCCTTTCTCATTGCATGCTCAAAATAACCAAAAGAAAAGCTGAAATCTTGTTTCTTGTTGCTGATATAAGCCCTCTGCATCTATCTGTATTCGGGAAGTTATTTTCAGACAGGATGAATAAATATGTGGTAGTCAAGCCTTGTACAGTACCACCAATTTGTGATTTTTCTGATGAAGACGCACTGATGCTTCTTCCCACTGTTATCCTGTACTTGAACTCAATTCCTGCAAAATTTGGGGGCCAGCTTTGCATGCTTCATGAGCATATAGCTTCTTTTTATTGGGACATACTCAAACAAGGTTTCTCTATCTGGAAAAGTTATGTTTCCAGGGAGATATTTAAGGTAGAATATTTTGAAAACCTGTCAATGGAAGATTTTCCGAATCTTGTCTCAGGTAGCCTTCTCGCGAATACTGTTCTTGTAGTCCAATTGTTCTTTGAATTAAGAGGTGATTTGGTGAAAGTGAAAAAACGCTTGAGTATATTCAATTCTGTTTGCTCAAGTGATTGTAGTGATCTGCTGGAGTTCGATCTCACTCAAGATGGTTCTTATTCAGTCGAAGAGTCTTTGAATGTTGTCAACAGGACTGTTGCAAAAATACGTTTGTGCATTGCCCTTTTATTCCCCGAGAAGGGAAAGTTTCCGTCTCTGCTGAAGAAAAACGCAGAAGTGATTGCTTCAGAAGATTGCCCCATTTTAGACTTGACAAGAATCCGGTTTCTGAACTTGCTAGTTCAATCCTGGCAGCTTATCGTCAAGAGATGCTCTTTGAACGTTGTTGACTTCAGGCAAATGGAAGTTGGAAGCTGTTCCATATTTAGATATTTGGAAGTATATATTCTAAAAAATGTAACGGAAATAACAAGGGAGATGCATGGTTGTCTTCTGAATTTGGAATCTCTTCCATTTGTAGAGCAACTTGGTAAGTCATCTCTTCTGCATAGGTTTTACGATCCTTTGACACTGGGGATGCTCCGAGCTATTATCTCATCAGTATCTGAGGGGAAGTTCTCTTGCATTTCAATTATTCAACTGTTGCTTGCACATTCTCAATTTGCAGCTACCATGCATTCTTCTCACATCTCAGCTGGTCATTCTCACTTTGGGATGATATTTACTCCGTTGCCTAGCATCATGAGATCATATGTTCAATTTGCTGATTTAGATGCCTATGATTTAAAAGATAGTTGTAAACTATCTGAGGAACGTGCTCGGCAGTTAGAACTCGTGAAGTTGCTTAGGTTGCTTTTCCAAATCAGGGCCCGACAATGTGATATTAATAATGTAGAAGACATTGGAATAAATTTGAGGGAATTGCTCTTCTTGCTATTATCTTCTTATGGTGCTAGTATGAGTGTGATTGACTTGGAGATATACAGCTTAATGGATGAGATCAATTCGACTAATGACTTGGGCGAAGGAAGTGTGGCTAAATTAGATTATCTATGGGGTAGTGCTCTGCTGAAAGtcagaaaagaaaatgaactgGAGCAGACTATCTCTAGTAATTTGAGTGAAGCTGAAGCAATTGATGATTACCGCAGGATCCGCTTCAGAGAAAACATTCCCATAGACCCCAAAGTTTGTGCAACTACTGTGCTTTATTTCCCATATGATAGAACAGTTGGTCCAGGGATTCTCAAAGAACCTAAAAAAGATTATCCTGACTTTGGATATGAG GTACATTATGCAGATGCCGAGAAACTCCGTGTGTATGATCCCATTTTTATTTTGCACTTCTCAGTTCACTGTCTTTCTATGGGGTTTATTGAGCCCTTGGAGTTTGCAAGCTTAGGCTTGCTTGCGATTGCTGTTGTCAGTATATCTTCACCTGATGATGACATGAGGAAACTAGGTTACGAGGTTCTTGGAAGATTCAAGAGTGTACTGGAG AGATGTCAGAAGAGGAAGGATGTGATGCGACTTCGTCTCCTAATGTCGTACTTGCAAAATGGTATTGAAGAGCCTTGGCAGAAGATTTCATCCGTAACTGCCATATTTGTTGCAGAGGCTTCTTATGTACTTTTGGATCCTTCACATGACCATTATTCAGCAATAAGTAAATATCTGATCCGCTCTCCAAATGCAAATATGAAG GGTATTCCATTGTTCCAGACTTTTTTCTGGAGTATCTCAACTAATTTCATAACAGAGAGGTTGTGGATGCTACGTCTATTATGCTCAGGATTGAATGTGGATGACGATGCTCAAATATACATCAGAAATGCCATTTTTGAGACCCTTTTCAGtttttatgtttctcccattTCTGATCATGAATCGAAGGAGTTGATTGTTCAG ATAGTGAGGAAGTCTGTCAGAATACCTAAAATGGGCAGGTACTTGGTTGAACAGTGTGGCTTGATCTCATGGTCATCCTGTGTTGTTTCATCTCTTTCTTGGAGTCAATGCAGAAGAAATTCATTGGTTGAGTTGACTGTTATACTGGAG GCCCTAAATGAAGTTGTTTTGTCGAGACACACTGTTGAGTGGATGCAGAAATATGCCTTGGAGCAGCTTGTGGAACTCTCTTGCAATCTATACAAGATGCTAATTGAAGGTGTTGAAAGGCTTAAAGTAAATACTCAACTTGTTAAACTGATTCTACAAATATTGAGATCAGCATTGAGGATATCCCAAAAGAGGAAAGTTTATCAACCACATTTCACACTCTCCGTTGAGAGTTTACTTCAGTTATGTGAAGTTGTTGATGAATGCTGTGATGGATGGCAAAGTCTTGTTGCACAGATTGGACTTGAAGCTGTACTAATGAGCACTCCTCCAGTAACTATTTTGCAAATG GACAAGGAAAAAGTTTCCAAATTTGTTCGGTGGGCAACTTTAACTGCTTTGCAGTCAAATATTGAAGAAGTCCATGGGCTGGAAAATTTTGATTGCATTATGAGACTGCAATCCGATGAAGAATCAGACGATTCTCTGATATCAAAGCTTGTTCGCTGGCTGGCTGCATCAGTGATTGTAGGAAAGCATTCCCTCAAATTCAGTAATTTGGACCTCTGTCATTCTTTTGACAGATCTAAGCTCAATAACCTGCTCTCTCTAATGGAATGGGACGATCAAAGATGTAGCAGTACCAGCAGGACATTTACATGTGAAGAAACATTAGCCTCATCAGTCTTTTTTCTGCAACAGCTACAACGCACAAACTACACAGTGCTTCCATCTGTCGTTTCTGcactttgtcttcttctttcttctagTCTTTCGTGCACAG ACATCTTAGGCGATGATGCAATTCAGTTGGCAACCCTCTTCTCCAAGATTAATTGCCCTGCTGAAGCTTATCCTACCTGGAGATG GTCATTTTACCAGCCATGGAAAGATCAGTCTTCTGAGCTAAGTGATGCAGCAAAATTGGAAACAAATCAGGCTTGTGAAATGCTTCTTGTTGTAATCTCAAAGTTGTTAGGAAGAAATTCATTATACTCCAACTTCCTTTCCTTTCAGGATGTAGACAAGTTGGGTGTCTTTGATTGGGAAAGACACATCCTTAAACCTCAgtaa